Proteins co-encoded in one Vibrio sp. SNU_ST1 genomic window:
- a CDS encoding NUDIX hydrolase, translating to MRHLKTTIHPDIDHLDNKTVYKRNAARAIVLDGEDILMLYTERYHDYTIPGGGLDDGEDVIAGMVRELEEETGAKNIHSIKPFGIFEEFRPWYKDDADIMHMISYCYSCKIDRELGETAYEDYEVKNGMKPVWMNIQKAIAHNEKTMAESPKKGMSIERETFLLHLIAKEML from the coding sequence ATGAGACACCTAAAAACCACTATTCACCCTGATATCGATCACCTAGACAATAAGACGGTATATAAGCGCAATGCTGCACGTGCGATTGTGTTAGATGGCGAAGACATTTTGATGCTTTATACAGAGCGTTATCACGACTACACCATTCCTGGTGGTGGTTTGGATGATGGTGAAGATGTGATCGCAGGTATGGTTCGTGAGCTTGAAGAAGAGACGGGTGCGAAGAACATTCACAGTATTAAACCGTTCGGTATTTTTGAAGAGTTTCGTCCTTGGTATAAAGATGATGCAGATATAATGCACATGATTTCTTACTGTTACTCATGCAAGATTGATCGTGAGCTTGGCGAAACAGCTTACGAAGACTACGAAGTGAAAAACGGGATGAAACCGGTGTGGATGAATATCCAAAAAGCTATCGCTCACAACGAAAAGACCATGGCCGAAAGCCCTAAAAAGGGCATGAGCATTGAGCGGGAAACCTTTTTGCTACACCTCATCGCAAAAGAAATGCTTTAG
- a CDS encoding ABC transporter ATP-binding protein: protein MNKRQFVAHYLRMNRTSYLWAIVFIFLVNWLQVEIPRYIQLAIDLIDDASSTGHQQLQSYVWIVVGMSVAMVVVRILSRIYALNPGRITEAALKSTLLQKLNRLPNSFHERFASGRLISIINNDLGGIRLLFGVGFLQFFNALLALSLTPLYMWRISPELTLYSIIPISIAFVIFRVGFQRMKTLHLEHMKRLQNLSAQLMSYLSGIDLIKSQQMSPWVKAETEKLNQLLLECRLKITRIQVFFMPVLDYANDLMKIIILGLGGYMLMRQELTLGEITAFLTYSVLLAMPLMQLGRIATIYQRGMVGIQSAQTILNAKVPDLDEDKLTELDVESLKGKTFSIRNLSFSYSGEERLILDDISFDIPAGKKVGVLGGIGAGKTTLVNCLNHHLDVPEDSVFLGERDVTSFSRSDLRRYVKTVTQDPYLFSATVEDNIRFGSLDTDLAKSQVDEVLELSQLANDVTRFEHGDQTLVGEKGIMLSGGQKQRLSIARSLLQPTDLIIMDNVLSAVDYETERKILEGLFKRLENQSVLVVSHRVNALEYMDEIIVLNEGKVIAKGDHATLLKTCDYYYDTWQLQQNETEAAAC from the coding sequence ATGAATAAAAGACAGTTTGTTGCCCACTATCTACGCATGAATCGTACCTCGTACTTATGGGCGATTGTGTTCATTTTTCTCGTTAACTGGTTACAAGTAGAAATCCCTCGTTATATCCAATTGGCGATAGATTTGATTGATGACGCTTCTTCAACGGGTCATCAGCAACTTCAAAGCTATGTCTGGATTGTGGTCGGGATGTCGGTTGCCATGGTTGTGGTGAGGATTCTGTCTCGTATCTATGCGCTTAATCCGGGACGAATTACAGAGGCCGCGCTCAAAAGCACCCTTCTACAAAAGCTGAATCGCTTGCCGAACAGCTTCCATGAACGCTTTGCTTCTGGTCGCTTGATCTCAATCATCAACAATGACCTTGGTGGCATTCGACTGCTGTTTGGTGTCGGCTTCTTGCAGTTCTTCAATGCGTTGCTTGCCTTGTCGCTGACACCTCTTTACATGTGGCGCATATCACCAGAACTGACACTGTATTCGATTATTCCTATTTCAATCGCTTTTGTGATTTTTCGAGTGGGCTTCCAGCGTATGAAAACGCTGCATTTAGAGCACATGAAACGTCTGCAAAACCTGTCTGCTCAGCTAATGAGTTACTTGTCCGGGATTGATTTGATTAAGAGCCAGCAGATGTCACCTTGGGTGAAAGCTGAAACCGAAAAGCTTAATCAGTTATTACTTGAATGCCGCCTTAAAATTACACGTATTCAAGTCTTCTTTATGCCAGTACTCGATTACGCCAATGACTTGATGAAAATCATCATTCTAGGGCTTGGTGGCTACATGTTAATGAGACAAGAGCTAACCCTCGGTGAGATTACCGCCTTTCTGACTTACTCCGTTTTGTTGGCAATGCCATTGATGCAATTAGGCAGAATCGCGACCATTTATCAGCGTGGCATGGTCGGCATTCAAAGTGCACAAACCATTCTTAATGCCAAAGTTCCAGACCTTGATGAAGATAAGCTCACTGAGTTAGATGTTGAATCTCTGAAGGGAAAAACGTTTTCTATTCGCAACCTCAGCTTCAGCTATTCGGGTGAAGAGCGTCTGATTCTCGATGACATCAGCTTTGACATTCCAGCAGGTAAGAAAGTGGGTGTGCTAGGCGGAATCGGAGCGGGTAAAACGACATTAGTGAATTGCTTGAACCATCACTTGGATGTACCAGAAGATTCAGTTTTTCTAGGCGAAAGAGATGTCACTAGTTTCTCACGCAGTGATTTGCGCCGTTACGTGAAAACCGTGACTCAAGACCCTTACCTGTTTTCTGCAACCGTCGAAGACAATATCCGCTTTGGTAGCTTAGATACTGATTTGGCAAAGAGTCAGGTTGATGAGGTGTTAGAACTGAGTCAGTTAGCCAATGACGTGACACGTTTTGAGCATGGCGACCAAACCTTAGTTGGAGAGAAAGGGATCATGTTGTCGGGTGGTCAGAAACAGCGCTTGAGTATTGCGCGATCTTTATTGCAACCCACCGATTTGATCATCATGGATAACGTTCTATCAGCGGTTGACTATGAAACAGAACGTAAGATTTTAGAGGGCTTGTTTAAGCGCTTGGAAAATCAATCGGTACTTGTGGTTTCACACCGTGTTAATGCCCTTGAATATATGGATGAAATTATCGTGTTGAACGAAGGTAAGGTGATTGCGAAGGGCGACCACGCAACGTTATTGAAAACGTGCGATTACTATTACGATACATGGCAGTTACAGCAGAATGAAACGGAGGCAGCAGCATGTTAA
- a CDS encoding ABC transporter ATP-binding protein, whose amino-acid sequence MLKGVDLKYLKHFFKFAKKYKRSAILGIAMLPLSVITSLLFPWLIIQVIDVHLSHGDMDGLLEYVFYLVAVLVVSYVVDTTYSYNLRKTGQYTITDMRSVLFARVLKLPRSYFDNTPIGVTLSRLTSDLETIGETFVQSVVGLVKDSINTIALLVMMFFIDWQLTMIVLIIMPPVMYLTVYVRNRLRELYKVTRSSLARGIGFLQEVLFGMKTVQMYRAEDQVEQRYQGYTDEFLRAQKKINKYDAILFSFISGITSITIAIMIWYGSEQVIEGALTLGVLIAFINTLEKVFVPIRDFTSQIASIQSSFAAFDHIEELFVEPTEEEGRNLLPSNKVEIQLEQFVSLEFKNVSFRYKDDSPYVLKNVSFVLEKGHQIALVGSTGSGKSTILRLISKTYQDYEGSILLNGIELSQISSEDSAHLFSMMMQDVHLFEETIQFNIALGKTHLSRTEVEQAARYVYADKFIEQLPQSYDFHLEKNGSNLSVGQTQLISFARAVAQSGQLMMLDEATSSVDSITEDLIQKAMQRLFKEKTVIAIAHRLSTVRHSDTILVLEKGEIVEQGNHRQLVAHNGIYAGLLEESVVGGIDCRSE is encoded by the coding sequence ATGTTAAAAGGTGTTGATCTTAAGTACCTCAAGCACTTTTTTAAGTTTGCTAAGAAATACAAACGCTCTGCGATTCTGGGCATTGCTATGCTCCCGCTCTCTGTCATTACAAGCCTATTGTTTCCTTGGCTGATCATTCAAGTGATCGATGTTCATTTAAGTCATGGAGATATGGATGGACTGCTCGAATATGTCTTCTATCTAGTTGCTGTGCTAGTGGTTAGTTATGTGGTGGATACCACTTATTCGTATAACCTACGTAAAACGGGGCAGTACACGATAACCGACATGCGTTCAGTGTTGTTTGCTCGCGTACTTAAACTGCCGCGTAGTTATTTTGATAACACACCGATTGGCGTAACGCTTTCACGACTAACCAGCGACTTGGAAACCATCGGCGAGACGTTTGTTCAATCGGTTGTTGGTCTAGTGAAGGATAGTATTAACACCATTGCTCTGTTGGTAATGATGTTCTTCATTGATTGGCAATTAACGATGATTGTTTTGATTATAATGCCGCCAGTGATGTATTTAACGGTGTATGTGAGAAACCGACTTCGTGAACTGTACAAGGTGACTCGTTCTTCGCTCGCTCGTGGTATTGGCTTTTTACAAGAAGTCTTATTTGGTATGAAAACCGTTCAGATGTACCGAGCGGAAGATCAAGTAGAACAGCGTTACCAAGGCTATACCGATGAGTTTTTAAGAGCGCAGAAGAAGATAAATAAATACGATGCGATTTTGTTCTCGTTTATCTCTGGCATCACTTCTATCACCATCGCAATTATGATCTGGTATGGCTCTGAGCAAGTGATAGAAGGGGCACTCACGTTGGGTGTGCTAATTGCGTTCATCAACACCTTAGAGAAAGTGTTTGTTCCGATCCGTGACTTTACTTCGCAGATTGCTTCGATTCAGAGTTCATTTGCAGCGTTTGACCATATTGAAGAGCTGTTTGTTGAGCCGACTGAAGAAGAAGGGCGCAACCTGCTGCCATCTAACAAGGTTGAAATACAGCTCGAACAGTTTGTGAGCCTGGAGTTTAAGAATGTGAGCTTCCGTTACAAAGACGACTCTCCATATGTTCTAAAGAATGTTTCGTTTGTATTGGAGAAAGGGCATCAAATCGCGCTTGTAGGTTCGACGGGGTCGGGTAAGTCGACGATTCTGCGTCTGATCTCTAAAACCTACCAAGACTATGAAGGCAGCATTTTGTTGAATGGAATAGAGCTGTCACAGATTTCAAGCGAAGACTCTGCTCATTTGTTCTCAATGATGATGCAAGATGTGCACTTGTTTGAAGAGACAATCCAATTCAATATCGCGCTGGGCAAAACGCATCTATCTAGAACTGAGGTTGAACAAGCAGCACGCTATGTGTACGCCGATAAGTTTATTGAACAATTGCCACAAAGCTATGACTTCCATTTAGAAAAGAACGGATCCAACCTATCTGTGGGGCAAACGCAGCTTATTTCGTTCGCTAGAGCGGTTGCTCAAAGTGGACAACTGATGATGCTTGATGAAGCAACTAGCTCGGTGGATTCAATCACCGAAGACCTGATTCAAAAAGCAATGCAGCGTCTGTTTAAGGAAAAAACCGTGATTGCGATTGCACACCGTTTGAGTACAGTTCGTCACTCGGACACCATTCTGGTGCTGGAAAAGGGTGAAATTGTTGAGCAAGGTAATCATCGACAGCTGGTGGCTCACAATGGAATTTACGCAGGATTGTTGGAAGAGTCGGTGGTTGGAGGAATCGATTGTAGAAGTGAGTGA
- a CDS encoding tetratricopeptide repeat protein — translation MLRILLIAVISVFSTVSLASEEVEYSELDYLDRPLMERYILDELKQLRMDQQDLERRLTIQMTDRELAVADKSLNYANVTVTYFFYIIAGVASLIALVGWQSLKELKHTTKEMADQRLNSIAQEYEKKFNVLERDLKRKTRIISENNREIEIINEIHNLWLRAQNAQTAEQKIEIYDEILKVRPGDLEALTYKADAAMDMQEYHWAMSLCNRVLEVDDQNAHALYQRACSYARLGAEGQAIDDLERSIEASGSMRELLAEEPDFEMLRGLDRFETLCEE, via the coding sequence ATGCTTCGAATCTTATTGATTGCAGTTATCTCGGTGTTCAGCACGGTTAGTCTTGCAAGCGAAGAAGTTGAGTACTCAGAATTGGACTACTTAGATCGACCGTTGATGGAACGCTATATCTTGGATGAATTGAAGCAGCTAAGAATGGACCAACAAGATCTTGAAAGACGTTTGACTATTCAGATGACCGACCGTGAGCTCGCTGTGGCGGACAAATCGCTGAATTACGCCAATGTGACCGTAACCTATTTCTTCTACATTATTGCGGGTGTCGCTTCACTTATCGCATTAGTTGGGTGGCAATCGCTTAAAGAACTCAAGCACACCACCAAAGAAATGGCTGACCAGCGATTGAATTCTATCGCTCAAGAGTACGAGAAGAAGTTTAACGTTCTTGAAAGGGATCTAAAGCGTAAGACTCGAATCATCTCAGAGAACAACCGAGAAATCGAAATCATCAATGAAATACACAACTTATGGTTGAGAGCGCAAAATGCTCAAACCGCCGAGCAAAAAATTGAAATTTATGATGAGATCTTAAAAGTCCGCCCTGGTGATTTAGAGGCGCTCACTTATAAAGCTGATGCGGCGATGGACATGCAGGAATACCACTGGGCAATGAGTTTATGTAATCGCGTATTGGAAGTGGATGATCAAAATGCCCATGCCTTGTACCAACGAGCTTGTTCGTATGCAAGGTTAGGAGCTGAAGGTCAGGCAATAGACGACTTAGAGCGCTCTATCGAAGCCAGTGGCTCAATGCGAGAGTTGCTAGCTGAAGAGCCTGATTTTGAGATGCTGAGAGGTTTAGATCGCTTTGAGACGCTTTGTGAAGAGTAA
- a CDS encoding peptidoglycan DD-metalloendopeptidase family protein, with amino-acid sequence MKFLRTGLIITAISAFSLALYLSISPKPPEDIVIKITPYQGAVSADEKPLSSNVESSSLVRVHYFVKVGDTLSNVFTSWKLPYRTAQKILEADLESLKLDTIKPGDHLELLLDSDSKQLVELIYHESLVEQAVYTENDDGSFSYQFIETPGEWKEKLYAGAVQGSFSTSAYKAGLTSAQIANITRTLKDKINFSKDLRAGDSFNVLVKEQYTEDHLTGKTEVQGVSIKLRNREVAAFLAADGRFYDREGNSLEQAFNRYPIDKQFRRITSSFNPFRKHPVTGRVSPHNGTDFATPVGSPVYSTGDGRVVALRDHPYAGRYIVIEHNSVYKTRYLHLSRFLVKKGQQVKRGQEIALSGATGRLTGPHLHFEVLVRGRAVDAMKADLPLASSILPKDKGAFLARIASFDDIISEQEGRTS; translated from the coding sequence ATGAAGTTCCTCCGCACTGGCCTGATTATTACTGCTATCAGCGCATTTTCACTTGCTTTATATCTTTCTATTTCGCCTAAACCACCAGAAGACATCGTTATCAAAATTACACCTTACCAAGGTGCTGTGTCGGCTGATGAGAAGCCATTGAGTTCAAACGTTGAGTCAAGTTCTCTGGTAAGAGTCCATTATTTTGTCAAAGTTGGGGATACACTCAGCAATGTATTCACCTCTTGGAAACTACCTTACCGAACGGCTCAAAAGATACTTGAGGCCGATCTAGAATCACTGAAACTGGATACGATCAAACCCGGCGATCATCTAGAGCTGTTGTTGGATAGTGACTCTAAGCAGCTAGTCGAATTGATTTACCATGAGAGCTTGGTTGAGCAGGCTGTCTACACAGAAAATGATGACGGTAGTTTTAGTTATCAGTTCATCGAGACTCCTGGGGAATGGAAAGAAAAATTGTACGCAGGTGCGGTGCAGGGGAGTTTTTCCACGTCAGCTTACAAGGCCGGTTTAACCAGTGCTCAGATAGCCAATATCACTCGAACGCTGAAAGATAAAATTAACTTCTCCAAAGATCTCAGAGCTGGCGACAGCTTTAATGTTTTGGTTAAAGAGCAATACACGGAAGATCACTTAACGGGTAAGACTGAAGTGCAAGGGGTTTCTATCAAGCTACGAAATAGGGAAGTGGCGGCTTTTCTTGCTGCGGATGGGCGTTTCTATGACCGAGAGGGGAATAGCCTTGAGCAAGCTTTCAATCGATACCCAATAGACAAACAATTCCGAAGAATTACTTCATCATTCAACCCATTCCGAAAGCACCCTGTGACTGGACGTGTATCGCCGCATAATGGTACTGATTTCGCAACACCTGTGGGTTCACCCGTTTATTCAACGGGAGACGGTAGGGTTGTGGCACTTCGTGACCATCCATACGCAGGGAGATACATAGTGATTGAACATAACAGTGTTTACAAAACTCGCTATCTGCATTTGAGTCGATTCTTGGTTAAGAAAGGGCAACAGGTTAAGCGAGGTCAGGAAATTGCGTTGTCGGGTGCAACTGGCCGTTTAACAGGGCCTCACTTACATTTTGAAGTGTTGGTACGTGGAAGGGCGGTCGACGCGATGAAGGCTGACCTGCCTTTGGCAAGCTCTATATTACCGAAAGACAAGGGGGCGTTTCTTGCTCGAATTGCCTCTTTTGATGACATCATCTCTGAGCAAGAAGGCAGAACGAGTTAA
- a CDS encoding heavy metal-binding domain-containing protein yields MIITTTQSVEGKRIVDYKGVIAGEAILGVNVFKDMFSGIRDFVGGRSGTYEKELEKARNYAFKELEQKAIEAGANAVVGVDIDYEVLGTGNGMLMVSASGTAVVVA; encoded by the coding sequence ATGATTATTACCACTACACAATCTGTCGAAGGCAAACGCATTGTCGATTACAAAGGGGTTATTGCTGGAGAAGCCATTCTCGGGGTTAACGTATTCAAGGATATGTTTTCAGGTATTCGAGACTTCGTCGGTGGACGTTCTGGCACCTATGAAAAGGAACTGGAGAAAGCACGTAACTACGCATTCAAAGAGCTAGAGCAGAAAGCGATTGAAGCGGGTGCAAACGCAGTGGTTGGTGTCGATATCGATTATGAAGTCTTAGGAACAGGTAATGGCATGCTGATGGTATCAGCCAGCGGCACAGCGGTTGTCGTCGCTTAA
- a CDS encoding LysR substrate-binding domain-containing protein encodes MKKLVPLKSVYAFIAVAETGSMTEAARVLYVSHSAVSQAIKSLEQLVNKPLFQRVGRRVVLNAAGKRYYRKVAPALEQVIEATEELAKTPNDHRITLNMVNSLAMHWWIPRVSEFQSFAPSLDIRISTLTGTFDIEQEGVDIALVHGKPSEWDQYYSEKLGNDDLVLVCSPALLKNQMGLSVEQLVKQNPTIGVFNPRRQHDWQVWCDHYQIPMPTFHSNLTFDVSIQAVQAAIRSLGVLVTHRLFVKDDISHGMLVEISEPVANPHQDFYFVCPKNKLKQESVLKLRTWLRHEFTRSDTKLSE; translated from the coding sequence ATGAAGAAACTCGTTCCACTTAAATCCGTTTATGCTTTCATTGCTGTAGCCGAAACAGGCAGCATGACCGAAGCCGCTCGCGTGTTGTATGTCAGCCATTCAGCGGTAAGCCAAGCGATAAAATCATTGGAGCAACTGGTCAACAAACCGCTATTCCAACGTGTGGGCCGTCGTGTTGTACTCAATGCAGCAGGTAAGCGATATTATCGAAAAGTCGCACCAGCACTGGAACAAGTAATAGAAGCCACAGAAGAACTCGCCAAAACGCCTAACGACCACCGCATCACCCTCAACATGGTGAACTCACTCGCCATGCACTGGTGGATCCCGCGAGTCTCGGAATTCCAAAGCTTTGCTCCCTCTCTTGATATTCGCATATCCACGTTAACGGGCACTTTCGACATAGAGCAAGAAGGTGTCGACATCGCGCTTGTGCACGGCAAACCGAGCGAGTGGGACCAATATTACAGCGAAAAGCTCGGTAACGATGATCTGGTATTGGTGTGCAGCCCTGCACTATTGAAAAACCAAATGGGATTAAGCGTTGAACAACTGGTGAAACAAAACCCAACCATTGGTGTATTCAACCCAAGAAGACAGCATGACTGGCAGGTGTGGTGCGATCATTACCAAATACCCATGCCGACGTTCCACAGTAACTTGACATTCGATGTCTCGATTCAAGCCGTGCAAGCTGCCATTCGTTCGCTTGGTGTATTAGTCACTCACCGCTTGTTTGTGAAAGATGACATCAGCCATGGCATGCTGGTCGAAATTAGTGAGCCAGTGGCTAACCCCCATCAAGATTTCTATTTCGTTTGTCCAAAAAACAAATTAAAACAAGAAAGTGTGCTAAAACTGAGAACATGGTTAAGGCATGAATTCACGCGCTCAGATACAAAACTCAGCGAGTAA
- a CDS encoding DMT family transporter produces the protein MSDITKATTFMLLSTFSLSLSGLMAKYLSEVMPTSLLSFVRFFLPSLFLFLFLTFYKISKPTREMWKPSVMRAIFMVACQWCFLTSLQTLTLVEGVVLFSTGPLFIPLLEKLMFGTKIHTTTIVCLVVTFVGVVMMAGDWSQFEFGSEFFRPALLLGLLAGVFNSGSQVSLYRASKTSLTPAELNAWTFLVAAMIVIPMVVFTSVSAVPEVIESAEKGFLSALLSFDDLRWIALGAFGLALFTINTQIFRSKAYKLADSGSQLAPLIFTNMLFSALWQGLFFDDVFSIQQMIGINLIVVASITNTLLAKRHSKAKANQTPRVTVAVATVATVVDVAVLDSAAKN, from the coding sequence ATGTCTGATATTACCAAGGCGACGACTTTCATGTTGTTGTCGACATTCAGTTTGTCTTTAAGTGGCTTAATGGCCAAATATCTATCTGAAGTGATGCCTACTTCGTTACTCAGTTTTGTGCGTTTTTTCTTACCCAGTCTGTTTTTATTTCTTTTTCTGACCTTTTATAAGATCAGCAAGCCGACACGAGAAATGTGGAAACCGTCAGTGATGCGGGCGATCTTTATGGTGGCGTGCCAGTGGTGTTTCCTTACTTCACTACAAACTTTAACTCTGGTTGAAGGGGTAGTGTTGTTCAGCACTGGTCCTCTGTTTATTCCATTGTTAGAAAAGTTAATGTTTGGCACCAAGATTCATACAACGACGATAGTGTGTTTAGTTGTCACCTTTGTTGGCGTAGTGATGATGGCTGGGGACTGGTCGCAGTTTGAATTTGGCTCAGAGTTCTTTAGGCCAGCGTTGTTGCTGGGGTTATTGGCGGGTGTGTTTAATTCGGGTTCACAAGTGAGCTTGTACCGGGCGTCTAAAACCAGCTTGACTCCGGCAGAGCTTAACGCGTGGACCTTTTTAGTTGCGGCAATGATTGTGATACCAATGGTGGTGTTTACTTCAGTTTCTGCGGTTCCTGAGGTGATTGAAAGTGCTGAAAAAGGTTTCCTGTCGGCGTTGTTGTCTTTTGACGATTTACGTTGGATTGCTCTCGGAGCTTTCGGACTTGCACTGTTTACCATCAATACCCAAATCTTCCGTTCCAAGGCGTATAAGCTGGCAGACAGCGGTTCCCAGTTGGCACCTCTGATTTTTACAAACATGTTGTTTAGCGCGTTATGGCAGGGTTTGTTCTTTGATGATGTGTTTTCTATTCAGCAGATGATTGGCATTAACCTGATTGTTGTGGCGAGCATTACCAACACGCTATTAGCGAAGAGACATAGCAAGGCGAAAGCCAACCAGACACCGCGAGTTACAGTGGCTGTAGCGACGGTAGCCACTGTAGTGGACGTTGCGGTGTTGGATTCTGCTGCTAAAAACTAA